The Vibrio kanaloae genome has a window encoding:
- a CDS encoding restriction endonuclease: MARKNDGIIWHLMDAPWWLSVLLSACIYFGLSYLLPNLAIESDNFLFKAIAPNLPLMAPYFTFLFLLPAPIAFFKQYKRKRSFLTTSSQVRVHKNTSPLNHLNWIEFESYIGEYFKSQGYAVKQSFTQKPDGGVDIWLTKDNELSLVQCKHWKTRKVGVQVLREMYGVMIANNASKMIIVTSGDFTSEAVAFSLDKRLWLVNGSELVHMIEDGRSFQNKPLVPPPAPRSISEPRICPRCQSKLVIRVAKRGAKTGMSFYGCSTYPKCRYTCDYYPS; this comes from the coding sequence ATGGCAAGAAAAAATGATGGGATTATATGGCACTTAATGGACGCTCCATGGTGGCTAAGCGTATTGCTATCAGCATGTATTTATTTTGGACTTTCATATCTATTGCCTAACTTAGCCATTGAAAGTGACAACTTTCTCTTTAAAGCTATAGCTCCAAACTTACCCTTGATGGCACCATACTTTACGTTTTTATTTTTACTTCCCGCACCGATAGCGTTTTTCAAGCAATACAAGAGGAAGAGAAGCTTTCTTACGACGAGCTCTCAGGTTAGAGTGCATAAAAATACCTCACCGCTAAATCACCTAAACTGGATAGAATTTGAAAGTTACATCGGTGAATACTTTAAGTCTCAAGGGTATGCGGTCAAACAGTCTTTCACTCAAAAACCTGACGGCGGTGTTGATATTTGGCTCACAAAGGATAATGAGTTAAGTCTTGTCCAATGTAAGCATTGGAAAACTCGCAAAGTCGGAGTGCAAGTTCTAAGGGAAATGTACGGAGTCATGATCGCAAACAATGCCAGTAAAATGATAATTGTAACGTCGGGCGACTTTACTTCTGAGGCCGTTGCCTTTTCCCTAGATAAACGCCTATGGTTGGTCAACGGCAGTGAGCTAGTTCATATGATTGAAGACGGGCGCAGCTTTCAGAACAAACCGTTGGTGCCTCCCCCAGCGCCAAGATCCATCAGTGAACCCAGAATCTGTCCTCGTTGCCAATCTAAGCTTGTAATACGTGTAGCTAAGCGGGGAGCTAAAACTGGAATGTCTTTCTATGGGTGCTCTACGTATCCAAAGTGTCGTTATACTTGCGACTACTACCCCTCATGA